The genomic DNA TTTTTTCAATTGCAGAAAGTGCAAGTTTTGAATCACCAAGCGCCTGATCTACAGATGTTTTACACCTTTGCACAATCGGCCTTACTATGTTTTCAAGCGTTGCACGAGAGAACTTCATAGCTAAGTGTTTTGGCCCTGAAGCATCGGCAGTAATAAACGGCAGGTTTATATCAGTTTCAAGCACATTGGAAAGCTCAATTTTTGCTTTCTCTGCTGCTTCTTTAAAGCGCTGCATTGCCATTTTGTCTTTTCTTAAATCAATCCCATTTTCTTTTTTGAACTGCTCAGCAATATAGTCAATAAGTGCATTGTCCATATCGGTACCACCAAGCTGTGTATCACCTGAAGTTGAAAGCACTTCAAATGTGCCTTCAGCACCCATTTCCATAATTGTTACATCAAGGGTACCACCACCTAAGTCAAATACCAATATTTTCTGCTCTTTGCCGCCCTTATCAATGCCATAAGCAAGCGATGCCGCTGTTGGCTCATTAACAAGACGCACAACTTCAAGACCGGCAATGGAACCTGCATCTTTTGTCGCCTGTCGCTGATTGTCATTAAAGTAGGCAGGCACAGTTATAACAGCTTTTGTAACTGTTTCACCCAAAAACGCCTCGGCATCTCTTTTAATTTTTTGCAAAATAAATCCTGAAAGCTGTTGTGGTGTGTATTCTTTGCCGTGTATTGAGTACTTAAAATCGGTACCCATTTTTCTTTTAAACGCGGTAATTGTACCTTCTGGGTTTGTTACAGCCTGCCTTCTTGCCGGCTCGCCAATTAAAAGCTGGCCATCTTTTGTAAATGCTACATACGACGGGAATGCTTTACCGCCAAGAGTTGTTCCTTCAGCTGAAGGAACAATTGTCGCTTTACCACCTTCCATTACGGCGGCTGCCGAATTTGATGTACCTAAGTCAATACCAATAATTTTAGCCATTTAATTCTCCCCCTTCTATTTTTTTATTATTTTTAGCAACTTTAACTCTTGCGTGTTTAATTACTTTTTCGCCAATTTTGTAACCATCTTGCAAAACCTCAATAATACTCCCATCTTTTGCTTTATTATCTTCAATTTGTTCAACAGCATCATGCAAATTTAAATCAAACTGCCTGCCTAATGCATCAATTATTCTTACGCCCTCTGCTTTTAGCATTCTTTGAAACTCGCTATGTATAAGTTTTAATCCTGTTTTTATACTTTCTAAATCACTAGCTCCATCAACACTTTTACAAGCCTGCTCAATTACAAATAACAGGTCGAGTTGTTTAAGAAGAATATCTTCTTTGCCCCAGGCAATAAGTGCATGCTTTTCTTTTTCATTTCTTTTCCTAAAATTTTCAAACTCTGCCTTTAAGCGCAATAACTGATCACTTAGTTCGTTATTTTTTTTCTTTTCTTCACCTAATGCCTGGCTCAATATTTCCAACTCACCCACTTTTTCTTCTCTGGCGGTATTTAAAACCTCTTTTTGATTATCTATACAGGGACTATTATCGTCAGAATTATCGTTACAATCACAAGTTGAATTATCTTTTTGTTTTTCCA from Endomicrobiales bacterium includes the following:
- the dnaK gene encoding molecular chaperone DnaK, which translates into the protein MAKIIGIDLGTSNSAAAVMEGGKATIVPSAEGTTLGGKAFPSYVAFTKDGQLLIGEPARRQAVTNPEGTITAFKRKMGTDFKYSIHGKEYTPQQLSGFILQKIKRDAEAFLGETVTKAVITVPAYFNDNQRQATKDAGSIAGLEVVRLVNEPTAASLAYGIDKGGKEQKILVFDLGGGTLDVTIMEMGAEGTFEVLSTSGDTQLGGTDMDNALIDYIAEQFKKENGIDLRKDKMAMQRFKEAAEKAKIELSNVLETDINLPFITADASGPKHLAMKFSRATLENIVRPIVQRCKTSVDQALGDSKLALSAIEKIILVGGPTRMPIVQKFVEDYVGKKVERGIDPMECVAHGAAIQAAVLTGEVKDILLLDVTPLTLGLETLGGVRTAIIERNTTLPVKRSQVFSTAADNQPSVEVHVLQGERPMAKDNVSLGKFMLDGIPPAPRGVPQIEVTFDIDANGILHVLAKDKGTGKEQSIKISAPNKLSKDEVEKFVKQAEQFAADDVKQKEVVEVKNETDNLVYATEKALKENGDKISSDERLNIERALSEAKEALKGSDVELLKRTKDTLTAASHKLAEAVYKQAQQSQQGAQAGSADQNAQEQAQGQNTSNEKVVDAEVVDEEKK
- a CDS encoding nucleotide exchange factor GrpE; this translates as MEKQKDNSTCDCNDNSDDNSPCIDNQKEVLNTAREEKVGELEILSQALGEEKKKNNELSDQLLRLKAEFENFRKRNEKEKHALIAWGKEDILLKQLDLLFVIEQACKSVDGASDLESIKTGLKLIHSEFQRMLKAEGVRIIDALGRQFDLNLHDAVEQIEDNKAKDGSIIEVLQDGYKIGEKVIKHARVKVAKNNKKIEGGELNG